tcatcaatgccagaaatagtcactcgaggataggatatatcagctgacacctgtatacagtgaggatgttgtgattgataagaaaagcacataggatattgtgtagtaagaccataaaaggAAATATTGGCTTGCTGAGGAGAAatgtgaatatctgattttcctcctaaaagacttgtatcattgacatatacAGGTACTatttctttatcccatcctaaggATTGAATCATgggtggatcgggaatgtatgcccaaaaagccgcagcctccccgttttgtatccgctataacaataataataacatgatcagtatattaATAGGTGTCActggaggttgtacatgagcctcattccaAGCAtgtcgcatcaacgcctcaatctgcctctgggtaggcagctcactcgtgggctcgctcagtgtcatgcgACGCAtctgatgtgtcagggagttcctctgCCGCGCGTACCAGCCTTTCCGGTATCCAACGCGGtgcttcggcatcctgtggaaagaCACAAACATGCCCTCGTCCCCATATTagtacagggtctggcccataccacagattggtaagtggatcctTCCATCGTAcaagtggttttttgcatgaggaccgttctccccaaaaacgctgggctgctgaattgccttctgcggCGGAGACATGTTTTCAGACGGTGGAGAGGGCCctggagggggatcgagaccagCCACAACAGAAGGAGCATAAGCAGGGggaagaggcggagcagaaggagatttggCATTGTTACTAGGAAGCTTGATTCCtgagttctgtaaagcaatagtgaggttttttaaacattcaaccaattcatctttagatgttgacgcccccttttcttgtgctaaaaaaccccaatcttcttgatggtatttagcagcttcttcgtctaattctgCCTCATCTGTGGaggaaagtgaatcatcattatccgAAGGACGCAATAAATTAGGAAGCGGAGGATCACCTTCAACTCCCTCGGGAACAGCATACCTAGGTTCCGAATCGGGAACAtggagaggattttcttcctgttttaataaatttcctaaacgttttaattcatcattatcaaaatccagacaatcacgaattagtgtccaaaaggataaagtttcaacagggattttttcagggccatgtaAAGTATAATGAGTCCggatttgttcccctaccttcttCCATGTCTccaaatttactgtaccttctctggggaaccaagggcaaacctcctcaataaatgaaagaaaattgattagtttaggtttggaaacagtaattccccgatgtttcaacattacagatagcatatgtacaaacaattgacgactatgcgtctgtcccatatttatactctcaactatataccttactactcctcctctaTGTTAATGCACTTGTATActtatatactcactcttttcaATTAAtgagagtagtggcgaggaaaactgtcgaaccgccccacgttgggcgccacctgccgcggccagcacaagcaagagtcgcacctgcacagggagagaacggagcgtccccgctaagaaaataagaaagagacaaaagatggggttgagaggatcagaccaaaatggctgataccttgctttattgtgctgcagtatatataagataaaatacgtgatttctgacctttacaagattgtttttcatctccagatacaatcaccagACCCGTACCATTGTATACAGAtcacaataagctaatctatcttctatgacatGTTGCCGAAACCAAACATCTTGGAGCCTTAAGGGCTATAAAAATTCTTGAGggtggcgggacagggagcttaggcacatgtcctagggctctgcataacgccgagcagctcccaagacttaacccttcacgggtaGTCCCCCGCAAAAAGGATTAAATGACATTTCTAAAATCACTCATCTAGTAAAAGGAATCACTGGGatttgaaggaagaaggaaaacgtCTTTCATAAAGTAACTTAAAATGCAAAATTTGCCATAACCAGTGAATCAAACCTAAAGAGATTTtagagaataaaaaattaatcatCAGAGTTTCCTTCAGAAATCTATAATAAGGGAATCATGATTTCAATGGGGGAAGAGTGAGATAGTGGCAACTCAAATGGTAGAGATATTATAATTAAtaagtaagaaaacaaaaaaagaaggaagggaggggggaAATGTTTAATGTGCTCTTAATTATCTTGAGGAACTAGaaatttgtatataaaaataagagaagttTACTTAAAGGAGCCAAGTATTTCAAACTCTCTTTGGTGTTTTCACTCAGGTTAGAAATTGATCAAATTTATTTAGGTATCTGTTGAGGAGCATTTCAGAGCAAGCAAGTCTCCAATGCTTGATTGTTTTGTGTGTATTTGgttgaattttttgtttcttcctcctactttcaaattttcttaatagGATCAGCACTAATGCTTGGAAGAGGTAAAAGGAGTCCTGATATGCCATATTTTCACTGTGCAAAATCTATGACGTGCTCCAGTTCCTGTGATGTTTCTTTAGGATCAGTTTGAGGAAGATGAAGATACCAAAATGCCTTGGCTCCCCCTGGACTGCTGATCCACCTGCCTTCTTCATGCTGTCCTTTGCTCAACCTATATTTGGGAAACTCTGCCTTCTTACAATCTGTTTTCATCTATACTCTGAtgtttttgttaaatatttatgacATGCAAGGTTGATGGTAGTTCTATTGAAACTTTTTAGAAGAGAAGACAACAAAATCCAAAGGAATGATAACTAACTAGAAGACATTCATCACATAAGGAAAATTTCCCAATTACTTTGCtggttctttttattcttttattaataatCTTTCAACATTATACTGATAATGTTGGCTTGATATTTCATCATAATTGGAATATAGATGCAGATTAAAGCAGAAATGAGAGTTTCGTCTTAACATCTCTGGTTTTTAGTTTCCAGTGGCTTCCTTTTATCATTGATTCCCATCTTTAGAGAAGTGGGTGTTTAGAGGTCTCAGCTGGAATTTCTCCTATCAGTGCCAATATGTGGGTCAGTAATCAGAGCTCACTAGATGATTTTATCTTACTGGGATTTTCTGATCGATCCTGGCTGGAAACACCACTCTTTGTAATCTTTCTGGTGGCTTACATCTCTGCCCTGTTTGGAAATATCTCTGTTATCCTAGTTTCTCGCCTGGATCCCCAGCTGGACAGTCCCATGTACTTTTTTGTCTCTAATCTATCCCTTCTGGATCTCTGCTTTACTACCAGTACTGTCCCACAGATGTTAGTCAACCTTTGGGGACCAGAAAAGACCATCAGCTATGGTGGTTGTGTTGCCCAGCTCTATATTTCCTTGGCCTTGGGTTCTACGGAATGCATACTTCTAGCCATCATGGCCTTTGACCGTTATGCTGCTATTTGCAAGCCCCTTCGCTACCCAATCATCATGAACCAGAGGCGCTGTATCCACATGGCCACTGGGACCTGGATTAGTGGCTTTGCTAACTCCCTTGTTCAGTCCACTCTCACCGTGTTGACCCCAAGATGTGGACAGAGGGTGATGGACCATTTCTTCTGTGAAGTTCCTGCTCTTCTGAAACTAGCTTGTACAGATACCCATGTGAATGAGGCTGAGCTCAATGTGCTAGGGGCTTTGCTACTTCTGGTGCCCCTCTCCCTCATCCTGGGCATTTATGTGTTCATTGCCCGGGCAGTAATGAGAATCCGCTCTGCTGAAAGTCGCTGGAAGGCCTTTAATACCTGTGCTTCACATTTGCTGGTGGTCTCTCTCTTCTACTTTACAGCCATCACTATGTATGTCCAGCCTCCCTCTAGCTATTCACGGGACAGAGGGAAGATCATGGCGCTCTTCTATGGAATCGTCACACCCACACTCAATCCATTTATCTATACACTGAGGAACAAGGATGTCAAAGCTGCCCTTAGAAGGGCACTAACTAAGGAATTTTGGGTCAGGACAAGATGATCTTTGAAGAGAAGACCTGAGAAGTAAGGATGACTGTTTCTGCCTTTCAAAGATTTCAGAGATGGAAGTGACGAGAGGACAGTGTCATAAAGTTCACAGGTGAAACAggacaaagaaagaaaccatCAACTCTTAATGATCTCCCCACAGCCTTTATCTACTTTTGAGACTGTTTTTGCAATATTGGATCTTACCAAGTCATATCAATTTTTTCCCTAACCCTTATGACTAGTTAACTTAGATTCAGTGGAAAAACCTGGTGTAATAGCTAGAGAAAAGATATTTAGAAAGCTTTAAAAGGTATATTTGGCATAAACTGTTCCTAAGTGAATCCCAAGTAAACTGGAAATGATcccatgtttttaaaaaggcCACTACTATCCTGAGTTAACTTTAACCAACATGTATTGACAGCATTTATTCATCTTCTTACAGTCAGTGTCCAATTATGTCAtccaccaaaggccccagaggcAAGTGAAATCAAGAAACATTTAGGGGAAAACCATATAAGACAGATAGATGcaaagggaaataaataaaaattttagactCAGTGATTTTAAATGTTACCTTTGCCATAAACCTTAGCCAGTCTTACACTCGTATGATAAACAACAATGAGGTCAGGGCAAATATAAATAGAACTTACtgtggaggaagagagaaaaaagcagaaagatgCTTTGAACAGTGAACAATAATGGAAAAACCTAAGGCTGAAAATATTCTAACTCAACAAAACTTACTAGTAATTTATGAGTTTAAAGAGACAACTTCCTTTACCACTTGACTGGGTAAGTTGGGCCTAATTCAATGTAGGAGTTATGAAAAAATCACGTTGAGTTTAAAGCCTTGGTTGACTTCTTAGCTTTACTTGAAATAAAGGTCTTATAGCCAACTGCCTTGCAAATGCGTATTAGTTAAACATGCCTAAAGAAAAGAGAGTGAGTTCAGTAAAAACTCAACATCATTGCCTGGAGTGCAAatcaaatctttttctttttctccattaatGAGTATATTTAGCCCCATAGATAAAGTGATAAACATATGTGTGCCTTTCAGGGAAAACCATTCATTAATCTTTGACTATATTTTTTTGCCACCAAATAGGGACATTATCACTTGCCTTAATTCAAAGGTGCTTGAAATTGCCTTTCTTAGCAAACTTTAAATTTAATATGTAATACTATAGTTCTGTGGCctataaaacaaatttaattctaaattttaattctaaattcatagaactgtacataattcttttcccataagagttattacagagtattattCTGAGGATCAGTAGAATTTCTGCCAATCTCTCTTTTCTAGTACACATACCCAAACTTTCTTTATAAACTCATCCTTTCCAAAATCATTTaaccatttttacttattttaatcctCTAGTTATTTCAAAGTAATGAATCACAAGTCCCTTTATAAGGTAATCTCTAAGGTCTTAATAAACATGAATTTCTCAAAATCCATCAGTGTTTCATCAGATTCCTTAATTTTGGAGAATAAATACAATAATATTCTTAGTAATTGTTCTTTTCAGGAAACATTAAAATCAGAATCCCTTCctgcctttctttcctcttcctgtccttgcttccttcctgccatccaaAAGGAGTAGTGAATAATATCCTTTGAGAGGTGAATATTACAACTGGCCACAGACTAATTTTTGAATTAGTTGAATTCTGATTTTGGTgacttcatttctgtttcatagtcTTACACCCCATTATGATTCCTTCTCAGTTTGGGAAGTTTTCTCACTGTCCACATGACCATCCATGCATAGAATATTCCATATTCCATAGAAGGACCT
The window above is part of the Capra hircus breed San Clemente unplaced genomic scaffold, ASM170441v1, whole genome shotgun sequence genome. Proteins encoded here:
- the LOC108635246 gene encoding olfactory receptor 2B6-like, which encodes MWVSNQSSLDDFILLGFSDRSWLETPLFVIFLVAYISALFGNISVILVSRLDPQLDSPMYFFVSNLSLLDLCFTTSTVPQMLVNLWGPEKTISYGGCVAQLYISLALGSTECILLAIMAFDRYAAICKPLRYPIIMNQRRCIHMATGTWISGFANSLVQSTLTVLTPRCGQRVMDHFFCEVPALLKLACTDTHVNEAELNVLGALLLLVPLSLILGIYVFIARAVMRIRSAESRWKAFNTCASHLLVVSLFYFTAITMYVQPPSSYSRDRGKIMALFYGIVTPTLNPFIYTLRNKDVKAALRRALTKEFWMLVNIQSRWRNISYGGCIAQLFIFLGLGSTECVLLSVMAFDRYVAICQPLHYTVIMHSRLCQQLAVVAW